A single region of the Drosophila miranda strain MSH22 chromosome 2, D.miranda_PacBio2.1, whole genome shotgun sequence genome encodes:
- the LOC108156541 gene encoding phosphatidylinositol-binding clathrin assembly protein LAP isoform X10, with the protein MTMAGQTINDRLLAARHSLAGQGLAKSVCKATTEECIGPKKKHLDYLVHCTNEPNVSIPHLANLLIERSQNANWVVVYKSLITTHHLMAYGNERFMQYLASSNSTFNLSSFLDKGTVQADGGMGVPGGRMGYDMSPFIRRYAKYLNEKSLSYRAMAFDFCKVKRGKEEGSLRSMNADKLLKTLPVLQAQLDGLLEFDCQSNDLSNGVINMSFMLLFRDLIRLFACYNDGIINLLEKYFDMNKKLARDALDLYKKFLVRMDRVGEFLKVAENVGIDKGDIPDLTKAPSSLLDALEQHLATLEGRKVSAANTPTQSSSSHQRNVKSAVSALSSTSSAFGTAAASSKFDATNGIDEQLKAQVLAEEEAAMNQYKSKVSSPTSSGAAGSSAALTNPFLSSPPASSAGQPIVDLFGAASAQPAAAGAASHHHQAPQATTKASDDLLQLGNPFADMFEASASAGGSGSNAAGGATGATLNANNLWMHNNGFNGASVSSAAATNAFVSDSNFSSVFGNTEPTGVYPTGNSGGNSILALQQQQYLLGQQQHQQVPLQHQQLQQLQQQQMHMQPQQPQPAGTGKIITGDLDSSLMSLVDNLNINKTASAKPVQWNSPKNTAKPGANWTPQPMAATTGAGYRPMAHGMTVSPAPITINHPYIHASYPVMPNYMQGMPVMGQAPLTGVQPTMMSAQSNSSTGAAAGATGGIMQPMQPTQNGSGNKSVPLDPFGAL; encoded by the exons ATGACCATGGCAGGGCAAACAATCAACGACAGGCTGCTAGCAGCCCGTCACAGCCTTGCGGGCCAAGGACTGGCCAAGTCCGTATGCAAGGCCACCACTGAGGAATGCATTGGGCCGAAGAAGAAGCATTTGGATT ATTTGGTGCACTGCACAAATGAGCCGAATGTATCGATACCTCATTTGGCCAATTTACTTATCGAGCGTTCACAGAACGCCAACTGGGTGGTGGTCTACAAGTCGCTGATAACCACACATCATCTGATGGCATATGGCAATGAG CGCTTCATGCAATATTTAGCATCAAGCAATTCTACATTCAATCTCAGCTCCTTTCTGGACAAAGGAACTGTGCAAG CAGATGGTGGCATGGGCGTACCAGGTGGCAGAATGG GTTACGATATGTCCCCATTCATACGACGCTATGCCAAGTATTTGAATGAAAAGTCGCTCTCCTATCGAGCCATGGCCTTTGACTTTTGTAAAGTCAAACGAGG CAAAGAGGAGGGCTCATTGCGGAGCATGAATGCGGACAAACTCTTAAAGACTTTGCCAGTTTTGCAGGCACAATTGGATGGACTTTTAGAGTTTGATTGCCAGTCCAATGACTTGTCCAATG gCGTCATTAATATGAGTTTCATGCTCTTATTTCGCGATCTCATCCGTCTGTTTGCTTGCTATAACGATGGCATCATCAATTTACTGGAGAAATACTTTGATATGAATAAAAAGCTAGCACGCGATGCATTGGATCTCTATAAGAAGTTTTTGGTTCGCATGGATCGTGTGGGGGAATTTTTAAAGGTGGCAGAG AATGTGGGCATTGATAAGGGTGATATACCTGATTTGACCAAGGCCCCAAGCTCTCTTTTGGATGCCTTGGAGCAGCACTTGGCCACGCTGGAAGGTCGTAAAGTATCTGCCGCCAATACGCCCACACAGTCTTCGAG TAGCCATCAACGCAATGTAAAATCCGCTGTATCTGCACTTTCTTCTACCAGCTCTGCTTTCGGCACTGCGGCCGCTTCCAGTAAATTCGATGCCACCAATGGGATTGATGAGCAGCTTAAGGCACAGGTTCTGGCCGAAGAGGAGGCCGCCATGAATCAGTACAAA TCCAAGGTATCGTCGCCCACTAGTAGCGGTGCTGCTGGCTCAAGCGCTGCACTAACAAATCCATTCCTATCGTCACCGCCAGCCTCATCGGCTGGCCAGCCGATAGTTGATCTGTTTGGTGCCGCGTCGGCACagcccgctgctgctggagcagcGTCCCACCACCACCAGGCGCCACAGGCCACCACCAAGGCCTCTGACGATTTGTTGCAGTTGGGCAATCCCTTTGCCGATatgtttgaagccagtgccagtgctgGCGGCAGCGGCTCTAACGCTGCAGGAGGTGCCACAGGTGCTACACTTAATGCCAATAATTTGTGGATGCATAATAACG GTTTCAATGGCGCTTCAGTCTCCTCCGCTGCTGCAACAAATGCATTCGTTTCCGATAGTAATTTCTCATCCGTTTTTGGTAACACGGAACCAACAG GTGTCTATCCGACCGGCAACAGCGGCGGCAACTCGATCCTTGcactacagcagcagcagtacctcttggggcagcagcagcatcagcaagtGCCACTGCAACACCAGCAACTccagcagctacagcagcagcagatgcaTATGCAgccgcaacagccacagccggcGGGCACTGGGAAGATAATTACCGGCGATTTGGATAGTTCACTAATGTCACTAGTTGATAacttaaatataaataaaacgGCAAGTGCAAA ACCTGTGCAATGGAATTCACCTAAAAATACAGCGAAACCAGGTGCTAATTGGACACCACAACCAATGGCGGCTACAACTGGTGCTGGCTATCGTCCAATG GCACATGGCATGACCGTAAGTCCTGCGCCAATCACAATCAATCATCCGTATATACATGCTAGTTATCCTGTAATGCCAAATTATATGCAG GGGATGCCGGTGATGGGGCAAGCCCCTTTGACTGGGGTGCAACCGACGATGATGTCGGCGCAAAGTAATTCCTCAacgggagcagcagcaggagcgaCGGGAGGCATCATGCAGCCCATGCAGCCGACGCAGAATGGCAGCGGCAATAAAAGCGTACCACTGGATCCATTTGGTGCGTTATAA
- the LOC108156541 gene encoding phosphatidylinositol-binding clathrin assembly protein LAP isoform X6 has protein sequence MTMAGQTINDRLLAARHSLAGQGLAKSVCKATTEECIGPKKKHLDYLVHCTNEPNVSIPHLANLLIERSQNANWVVVYKSLITTHHLMAYGNERFMQYLASSNSTFNLSSFLDKGTVQGYDMSPFIRRYAKYLNEKSLSYRAMAFDFCKVKRGKEEGSLRSMNADKLLKTLPVLQAQLDGLLEFDCQSNDLSNGVINMSFMLLFRDLIRLFACYNDGIINLLEKYFDMNKKLARDALDLYKKFLVRMDRVGEFLKVAENVGIDKGDIPDLTKAPSSLLDALEQHLATLEGRKVSAANTPTQSSSSHQRNVKSAVSALSSTSSAFGTAAASSKFDATNGIDEQLKAQVLAEEEAAMNQYKSKVSSPTSSGAAGSSAALTNPFLSSPPASSAGQPIVDLFGAASAQPAAAGAASHHHQAPQATTKASDDLLQLGNPFADMFEASASAGGSGSNAAGGATGATLNANNLWMHNNGFNGASVSSAAATNAFVSDSNFSSVFGNTEPTGFDALGDVLKPASASNQMNVVATTGVYPTGNSGGNSILALQQQQYLLGQQQHQQVPLQHQQLQQLQQQQMHMQPQQPQPAGTGKIITGDLDSSLMSLVDNLNINKTASAKPVQWNSPKNTAKPGANWTPQPMAATTGAGYRPMAHGMTVSPAPITINHPYIHASYPVMPNYMQGMPVMGQAPLTGVQPTMMSAQSNSSTGAAAGATGGIMQPMQPTQNGSGNKSVPLDPFGAL, from the exons ATGACCATGGCAGGGCAAACAATCAACGACAGGCTGCTAGCAGCCCGTCACAGCCTTGCGGGCCAAGGACTGGCCAAGTCCGTATGCAAGGCCACCACTGAGGAATGCATTGGGCCGAAGAAGAAGCATTTGGATT ATTTGGTGCACTGCACAAATGAGCCGAATGTATCGATACCTCATTTGGCCAATTTACTTATCGAGCGTTCACAGAACGCCAACTGGGTGGTGGTCTACAAGTCGCTGATAACCACACATCATCTGATGGCATATGGCAATGAG CGCTTCATGCAATATTTAGCATCAAGCAATTCTACATTCAATCTCAGCTCCTTTCTGGACAAAGGAACTGTGCAAG GTTACGATATGTCCCCATTCATACGACGCTATGCCAAGTATTTGAATGAAAAGTCGCTCTCCTATCGAGCCATGGCCTTTGACTTTTGTAAAGTCAAACGAGG CAAAGAGGAGGGCTCATTGCGGAGCATGAATGCGGACAAACTCTTAAAGACTTTGCCAGTTTTGCAGGCACAATTGGATGGACTTTTAGAGTTTGATTGCCAGTCCAATGACTTGTCCAATG gCGTCATTAATATGAGTTTCATGCTCTTATTTCGCGATCTCATCCGTCTGTTTGCTTGCTATAACGATGGCATCATCAATTTACTGGAGAAATACTTTGATATGAATAAAAAGCTAGCACGCGATGCATTGGATCTCTATAAGAAGTTTTTGGTTCGCATGGATCGTGTGGGGGAATTTTTAAAGGTGGCAGAG AATGTGGGCATTGATAAGGGTGATATACCTGATTTGACCAAGGCCCCAAGCTCTCTTTTGGATGCCTTGGAGCAGCACTTGGCCACGCTGGAAGGTCGTAAAGTATCTGCCGCCAATACGCCCACACAGTCTTCGAG TAGCCATCAACGCAATGTAAAATCCGCTGTATCTGCACTTTCTTCTACCAGCTCTGCTTTCGGCACTGCGGCCGCTTCCAGTAAATTCGATGCCACCAATGGGATTGATGAGCAGCTTAAGGCACAGGTTCTGGCCGAAGAGGAGGCCGCCATGAATCAGTACAAA TCCAAGGTATCGTCGCCCACTAGTAGCGGTGCTGCTGGCTCAAGCGCTGCACTAACAAATCCATTCCTATCGTCACCGCCAGCCTCATCGGCTGGCCAGCCGATAGTTGATCTGTTTGGTGCCGCGTCGGCACagcccgctgctgctggagcagcGTCCCACCACCACCAGGCGCCACAGGCCACCACCAAGGCCTCTGACGATTTGTTGCAGTTGGGCAATCCCTTTGCCGATatgtttgaagccagtgccagtgctgGCGGCAGCGGCTCTAACGCTGCAGGAGGTGCCACAGGTGCTACACTTAATGCCAATAATTTGTGGATGCATAATAACG GTTTCAATGGCGCTTCAGTCTCCTCCGCTGCTGCAACAAATGCATTCGTTTCCGATAGTAATTTCTCATCCGTTTTTGGTAACACGGAACCAACAG GTTTCGATGCCTTGGGCGATGTACTGAAGCCAGCTTCAGCCAGCAATCAAATGAACGTTGTCGCCACCACAGGTGTCTATCCGACCGGCAACAGCGGCGGCAACTCGATCCTTGcactacagcagcagcagtacctcttggggcagcagcagcatcagcaagtGCCACTGCAACACCAGCAACTccagcagctacagcagcagcagatgcaTATGCAgccgcaacagccacagccggcGGGCACTGGGAAGATAATTACCGGCGATTTGGATAGTTCACTAATGTCACTAGTTGATAacttaaatataaataaaacgGCAAGTGCAAA ACCTGTGCAATGGAATTCACCTAAAAATACAGCGAAACCAGGTGCTAATTGGACACCACAACCAATGGCGGCTACAACTGGTGCTGGCTATCGTCCAATG GCACATGGCATGACCGTAAGTCCTGCGCCAATCACAATCAATCATCCGTATATACATGCTAGTTATCCTGTAATGCCAAATTATATGCAG GGGATGCCGGTGATGGGGCAAGCCCCTTTGACTGGGGTGCAACCGACGATGATGTCGGCGCAAAGTAATTCCTCAacgggagcagcagcaggagcgaCGGGAGGCATCATGCAGCCCATGCAGCCGACGCAGAATGGCAGCGGCAATAAAAGCGTACCACTGGATCCATTTGGTGCGTTATAA
- the LOC108156541 gene encoding phosphatidylinositol-binding clathrin assembly protein LAP isoform X3, which yields MTMAGQTINDRLLAARHSLAGQGLAKSVCKATTEECIGPKKKHLDYLVHCTNEPNVSIPHLANLLIERSQNANWVVVYKSLITTHHLMAYGNERFMQYLASSNSTFNLSSFLDKGTVQDGGMGVPGGRMGYDMSPFIRRYAKYLNEKSLSYRAMAFDFCKVKRGKEEGSLRSMNADKLLKTLPVLQAQLDGLLEFDCQSNDLSNGVINMSFMLLFRDLIRLFACYNDGIINLLEKYFDMNKKLARDALDLYKKFLVRMDRVGEFLKVAENVGIDKGDIPDLTKAPSSLLDALEQHLATLEGRKVSAANTPTQSSSHQRNVKSAVSALSSTSSAFGTAAASSKFDATNGIDEQLKAQVLAEEEAAMNQYKSKVSSPTSSGAAGSSAALTNPFLSSPPASSAGQPIVDLFGAASAQPAAAGAASHHHQAPQATTKASDDLLQLGNPFADMFEASASAGGSGSNAAGGATGATLNANNLWMHNNGFNGASVSSAAATNAFVSDSNFSSVFGNTEPTALMPLPPNPFFDDAVAVVPVAATPFGGNNIFMDQQQQHQQQQDIFYMQQQQQQQQQQQQQLQLQQRQQLQQQQQQEFLPGVYPTGNSGGNSILALQQQQYLLGQQQHQQVPLQHQQLQQLQQQQMHMQPQQPQPAGTGKIITGDLDSSLMSLVDNLNINKTASAKPVQWNSPKNTAKPGANWTPQPMAATTGAGYRPMAHGMTVSPAPITINHPYIHASYPVMPNYMQGMPVMGQAPLTGVQPTMMSAQSNSSTGAAAGATGGIMQPMQPTQNGSGNKSVPLDPFGAL from the exons ATGACCATGGCAGGGCAAACAATCAACGACAGGCTGCTAGCAGCCCGTCACAGCCTTGCGGGCCAAGGACTGGCCAAGTCCGTATGCAAGGCCACCACTGAGGAATGCATTGGGCCGAAGAAGAAGCATTTGGATT ATTTGGTGCACTGCACAAATGAGCCGAATGTATCGATACCTCATTTGGCCAATTTACTTATCGAGCGTTCACAGAACGCCAACTGGGTGGTGGTCTACAAGTCGCTGATAACCACACATCATCTGATGGCATATGGCAATGAG CGCTTCATGCAATATTTAGCATCAAGCAATTCTACATTCAATCTCAGCTCCTTTCTGGACAAAGGAACTGTGCAAG ATGGTGGCATGGGCGTACCAGGTGGCAGAATGG GTTACGATATGTCCCCATTCATACGACGCTATGCCAAGTATTTGAATGAAAAGTCGCTCTCCTATCGAGCCATGGCCTTTGACTTTTGTAAAGTCAAACGAGG CAAAGAGGAGGGCTCATTGCGGAGCATGAATGCGGACAAACTCTTAAAGACTTTGCCAGTTTTGCAGGCACAATTGGATGGACTTTTAGAGTTTGATTGCCAGTCCAATGACTTGTCCAATG gCGTCATTAATATGAGTTTCATGCTCTTATTTCGCGATCTCATCCGTCTGTTTGCTTGCTATAACGATGGCATCATCAATTTACTGGAGAAATACTTTGATATGAATAAAAAGCTAGCACGCGATGCATTGGATCTCTATAAGAAGTTTTTGGTTCGCATGGATCGTGTGGGGGAATTTTTAAAGGTGGCAGAG AATGTGGGCATTGATAAGGGTGATATACCTGATTTGACCAAGGCCCCAAGCTCTCTTTTGGATGCCTTGGAGCAGCACTTGGCCACGCTGGAAGGTCGTAAAGTATCTGCCGCCAATACGCCCACACAGTCTTCGAG CCATCAACGCAATGTAAAATCCGCTGTATCTGCACTTTCTTCTACCAGCTCTGCTTTCGGCACTGCGGCCGCTTCCAGTAAATTCGATGCCACCAATGGGATTGATGAGCAGCTTAAGGCACAGGTTCTGGCCGAAGAGGAGGCCGCCATGAATCAGTACAAA TCCAAGGTATCGTCGCCCACTAGTAGCGGTGCTGCTGGCTCAAGCGCTGCACTAACAAATCCATTCCTATCGTCACCGCCAGCCTCATCGGCTGGCCAGCCGATAGTTGATCTGTTTGGTGCCGCGTCGGCACagcccgctgctgctggagcagcGTCCCACCACCACCAGGCGCCACAGGCCACCACCAAGGCCTCTGACGATTTGTTGCAGTTGGGCAATCCCTTTGCCGATatgtttgaagccagtgccagtgctgGCGGCAGCGGCTCTAACGCTGCAGGAGGTGCCACAGGTGCTACACTTAATGCCAATAATTTGTGGATGCATAATAACG GTTTCAATGGCGCTTCAGTCTCCTCCGCTGCTGCAACAAATGCATTCGTTTCCGATAGTAATTTCTCATCCGTTTTTGGTAACACGGAACCAACAG CATTGATGCCGTTGCCCCCCAATCCATTTTTCGATGACGCAGTCGCTGTTGTACCTGTTGCTGCAACACCCTTTGGCGGCAATAACATTTTCATggatcagcagcaacagcatcagcagcagcaagataTCTTCTacatgcaacagcaacaacaacaacaacagcagcagcagcaacagctgcaACTTCAACAAcgacagcagctgcagcaacagcaacagcaagaaTTTCTACCAG GTGTCTATCCGACCGGCAACAGCGGCGGCAACTCGATCCTTGcactacagcagcagcagtacctcttggggcagcagcagcatcagcaagtGCCACTGCAACACCAGCAACTccagcagctacagcagcagcagatgcaTATGCAgccgcaacagccacagccggcGGGCACTGGGAAGATAATTACCGGCGATTTGGATAGTTCACTAATGTCACTAGTTGATAacttaaatataaataaaacgGCAAGTGCAAA ACCTGTGCAATGGAATTCACCTAAAAATACAGCGAAACCAGGTGCTAATTGGACACCACAACCAATGGCGGCTACAACTGGTGCTGGCTATCGTCCAATG GCACATGGCATGACCGTAAGTCCTGCGCCAATCACAATCAATCATCCGTATATACATGCTAGTTATCCTGTAATGCCAAATTATATGCAG GGGATGCCGGTGATGGGGCAAGCCCCTTTGACTGGGGTGCAACCGACGATGATGTCGGCGCAAAGTAATTCCTCAacgggagcagcagcaggagcgaCGGGAGGCATCATGCAGCCCATGCAGCCGACGCAGAATGGCAGCGGCAATAAAAGCGTACCACTGGATCCATTTGGTGCGTTATAA
- the LOC108156541 gene encoding phosphatidylinositol-binding clathrin assembly protein LAP isoform X4, with protein sequence MTMAGQTINDRLLAARHSLAGQGLAKSVCKATTEECIGPKKKHLDYLVHCTNEPNVSIPHLANLLIERSQNANWVVVYKSLITTHHLMAYGNERFMQYLASSNSTFNLSSFLDKGTVQDGGMGVPGGRMGYDMSPFIRRYAKYLNEKSLSYRAMAFDFCKVKRGKEEGSLRSMNADKLLKTLPVLQAQLDGLLEFDCQSNDLSNGVINMSFMLLFRDLIRLFACYNDGIINLLEKYFDMNKKLARDALDLYKKFLVRMDRVGEFLKVAENVGIDKGDIPDLTKAPSSLLDALEQHLATLEGRKVSAANTPTQSSSHQRNVKSAVSALSSTSSAFGTAAASSKFDATNGIDEQLKAQVLAEEEAAMNQYKSKVSSPTSSGAAGSSAALTNPFLSSPPASSAGQPIVDLFGAASAQPAAAGAASHHHQAPQATTKASDDLLQLGNPFADMFEASASAGGSGSNAAGGATGATLNANNLWMHNNGFNGASVSSAAATNAFVSDSNFSSVFGNTEPTALMPLPPNPFFDDAVAVVPVAATPFGGNNIFMDQQQQHQQQQDIFYMQQQQQQQQQQQQQLQLQQRQQLQQQQQQEFLPGFDALGDVLKPASASNQMNVVATTGVYPTGNSGGNSILALQQQQYLLGQQQHQQVPLQHQQLQQLQQQQMHMQPQQPQPAGTGKIITGDLDSSLMSLVDNLNINKTASAKPVQWNSPKNTAKPGANWTPQPMAATTGAGYRPMGMPVMGQAPLTGVQPTMMSAQSNSSTGAAAGATGGIMQPMQPTQNGSGNKSVPLDPFGAL encoded by the exons ATGACCATGGCAGGGCAAACAATCAACGACAGGCTGCTAGCAGCCCGTCACAGCCTTGCGGGCCAAGGACTGGCCAAGTCCGTATGCAAGGCCACCACTGAGGAATGCATTGGGCCGAAGAAGAAGCATTTGGATT ATTTGGTGCACTGCACAAATGAGCCGAATGTATCGATACCTCATTTGGCCAATTTACTTATCGAGCGTTCACAGAACGCCAACTGGGTGGTGGTCTACAAGTCGCTGATAACCACACATCATCTGATGGCATATGGCAATGAG CGCTTCATGCAATATTTAGCATCAAGCAATTCTACATTCAATCTCAGCTCCTTTCTGGACAAAGGAACTGTGCAAG ATGGTGGCATGGGCGTACCAGGTGGCAGAATGG GTTACGATATGTCCCCATTCATACGACGCTATGCCAAGTATTTGAATGAAAAGTCGCTCTCCTATCGAGCCATGGCCTTTGACTTTTGTAAAGTCAAACGAGG CAAAGAGGAGGGCTCATTGCGGAGCATGAATGCGGACAAACTCTTAAAGACTTTGCCAGTTTTGCAGGCACAATTGGATGGACTTTTAGAGTTTGATTGCCAGTCCAATGACTTGTCCAATG gCGTCATTAATATGAGTTTCATGCTCTTATTTCGCGATCTCATCCGTCTGTTTGCTTGCTATAACGATGGCATCATCAATTTACTGGAGAAATACTTTGATATGAATAAAAAGCTAGCACGCGATGCATTGGATCTCTATAAGAAGTTTTTGGTTCGCATGGATCGTGTGGGGGAATTTTTAAAGGTGGCAGAG AATGTGGGCATTGATAAGGGTGATATACCTGATTTGACCAAGGCCCCAAGCTCTCTTTTGGATGCCTTGGAGCAGCACTTGGCCACGCTGGAAGGTCGTAAAGTATCTGCCGCCAATACGCCCACACAGTCTTCGAG CCATCAACGCAATGTAAAATCCGCTGTATCTGCACTTTCTTCTACCAGCTCTGCTTTCGGCACTGCGGCCGCTTCCAGTAAATTCGATGCCACCAATGGGATTGATGAGCAGCTTAAGGCACAGGTTCTGGCCGAAGAGGAGGCCGCCATGAATCAGTACAAA TCCAAGGTATCGTCGCCCACTAGTAGCGGTGCTGCTGGCTCAAGCGCTGCACTAACAAATCCATTCCTATCGTCACCGCCAGCCTCATCGGCTGGCCAGCCGATAGTTGATCTGTTTGGTGCCGCGTCGGCACagcccgctgctgctggagcagcGTCCCACCACCACCAGGCGCCACAGGCCACCACCAAGGCCTCTGACGATTTGTTGCAGTTGGGCAATCCCTTTGCCGATatgtttgaagccagtgccagtgctgGCGGCAGCGGCTCTAACGCTGCAGGAGGTGCCACAGGTGCTACACTTAATGCCAATAATTTGTGGATGCATAATAACG GTTTCAATGGCGCTTCAGTCTCCTCCGCTGCTGCAACAAATGCATTCGTTTCCGATAGTAATTTCTCATCCGTTTTTGGTAACACGGAACCAACAG CATTGATGCCGTTGCCCCCCAATCCATTTTTCGATGACGCAGTCGCTGTTGTACCTGTTGCTGCAACACCCTTTGGCGGCAATAACATTTTCATggatcagcagcaacagcatcagcagcagcaagataTCTTCTacatgcaacagcaacaacaacaacaacagcagcagcagcaacagctgcaACTTCAACAAcgacagcagctgcagcaacagcaacagcaagaaTTTCTACCAG GTTTCGATGCCTTGGGCGATGTACTGAAGCCAGCTTCAGCCAGCAATCAAATGAACGTTGTCGCCACCACAGGTGTCTATCCGACCGGCAACAGCGGCGGCAACTCGATCCTTGcactacagcagcagcagtacctcttggggcagcagcagcatcagcaagtGCCACTGCAACACCAGCAACTccagcagctacagcagcagcagatgcaTATGCAgccgcaacagccacagccggcGGGCACTGGGAAGATAATTACCGGCGATTTGGATAGTTCACTAATGTCACTAGTTGATAacttaaatataaataaaacgGCAAGTGCAAA ACCTGTGCAATGGAATTCACCTAAAAATACAGCGAAACCAGGTGCTAATTGGACACCACAACCAATGGCGGCTACAACTGGTGCTGGCTATCGTCCAATG GGGATGCCGGTGATGGGGCAAGCCCCTTTGACTGGGGTGCAACCGACGATGATGTCGGCGCAAAGTAATTCCTCAacgggagcagcagcaggagcgaCGGGAGGCATCATGCAGCCCATGCAGCCGACGCAGAATGGCAGCGGCAATAAAAGCGTACCACTGGATCCATTTGGTGCGTTATAA